One segment of Cololabis saira isolate AMF1-May2022 chromosome 9, fColSai1.1, whole genome shotgun sequence DNA contains the following:
- the LOC133450936 gene encoding P2X purinoceptor 4-like isoform X2 translates to MSKTSGCCHNCINYVFEYETPKTLVIPAGCVGVFFRISQFLIVLYVVGYVCVVQKGYQETDSVISSVTTKVKGFAYTNTSDMEPRFWDVADYVIPPQGDNSFFVLTNLVVTPGQTQSRCPELPNPSSICVDDCDCIQGLNDPRGNGIRTGLCENYSTSVKTCEVISWCPIEVDTHLPKRNIPPHVNSSYLKRCEFSATDPDCPIFRLKHMVSEAGEDFEDMAVKGGILGILIDWSCDLDWWVGQAKCYPKYTFRRLDNKNPVNDVSPGYNFRFAKNYRTPAGEEERILIKAFGIRFNVIVFGTAGKFSIVVTIVNLGAALSFLSLLPLVADWVMVTLSKKRDLYSRHKTTYLNEEVGAESVSLATEYGTQ, encoded by the exons ATGAGCAAGACATCGGGCTGCTGCCACAACTGTATCAACTATGTGTTTGAATATGAAACACCAAAGACCCTGGTCATCCCAGCTGGATGTGTGGGAGTGTTTTTCAGGATCAGCCAGTTCCTGATCGTGCTGTATGTGGTGGG gtatgtgtgtgtggtgcagAAGGGCTACCAGGAGACCGACTCCGTCATCAGCAGCGTCACCACCAAAGTTAAAGGTTTTGCTTACACCAACACATCTGACATGGAGCCTCGTTTCTGGGATGTGGCTGATTACGTCATCCCCCCACAG GGTGATAATTCATTCTTCGTTTTGACAAACTTGGTTGTCACCCCTGGACAAACTCAGTCACGCTGTCCTGAG CTTCCAAACCCATCATCCATCTGTGTGGACGACTGTGACTGCATTCAGGGACTTAATGATCCTCGGGGCAACG GTATACGCACAGGTCTATGTGAGAACTACTCGACCTCTGTCAAGACCTGTGAAGTGATCTCGTGGTGTCCTATTGAAGTAGACACCCACCTGCCAAA AAGAAACATACCGCCTCATGTTAACTCCTCTTATCTGAAACGATGTGAATTCAGTGCAACAGACCCCGACTGTCCCATATTCCGCCTCAAACACATGGTATCAGAGGCTGGGGAGGACTTTGAAGACATGGCTGTGAAG gGTGGCATCTTAGGCATTCTTATTGACTGGAGCTGTGACCTCGACTGGTGGGTAGGGCAGGCAAAGTGTTACCCCAAGTACACCTTCCGCAGGTTGGACAACAAAAACCCTGTTAACGACGTGTCCCCTGGTTACAACTTCag GTTTGCGAAAAACTACAGGACACCAGCCGGAGAGGAAGAAAGGATATTAATTAAAGCATTTGGTATCCGCTTCAACGTCATCGTGTTTGGAACT GCAGGAAAATTTTCCATCGTGGTAACCATCGTGAACCTGGGTGCAGCCTTGTCATTCTTGAGTTTG CTGCCTCTGGTTGCAGACTGGGTGATGGTAACATTGTCGAAGAAACGAGATCTTTACAGCAGGCACAAAACAACGTATCTGAACGAGGAGGTTGGCGCTGAATCA GTGTCTTTGGCCACCGAATATGGAACCCAGTAG
- the zbtb26 gene encoding zinc finger and BTB domain-containing protein 26: MAQNQVILQFHFATFGDSMLQKMNLLRHQRRFCDVTVRINQLEVPGHKVVFAAGSSFLRDQFILQQDSKEVQISMIQAAEVGRQLLLSCYTGQLEFPELELVHYLTVASFLQMGHIVEQCTQALSKFIKPQGSRQLKVSVDMKREKKDEGLSSLGQRGNERCLVRTVPQEEDAEEEDEMVVGEVEGGDNGDSDDDDDDDDDDVIIEPKSPVQILSRHPKQGVVENDITIVKVESVSDGAESSITGHFSASPPAALQSPEPQHSLINSTVDSRGSEMAVPPSMTGYPHGTPPVSPPAEKHIGHQRNYDKPLQWYHQCPKCARVFRQLENYANHLKMHKLFMCLLCGKTFTQKGNLHRHMRVHAGIKPFQCKICGKTFTQKCSLLDHLNLHSGDKPHRCNYCEMVFAHKPVLRKHLKQIHGKNSFDNANEATQHEGGLEFDFGRKYDIPETF, from the coding sequence ATGGCTCAGAACCAAGTGATCCTGCAGTTCCACTTCGCCACGTTCGGAGACTCCATGCTGCAGAAGATGAACCTCCTGCGACACCAGAGACGTTTCTGCGATGTCACCGTGCGCATCAACCAGTTGGAAGTTCCCGGTCACAAGGTGGTGTTTGCCGCCGGCTCGTCCTTCTTGAGAGACCAGTTCATCCTCCAGCAAGACTCTAAAGAGGTCCAGATTTCCATGATCCAGGCAGCAGAAGTGGGCCGGCAGCTGTTGCTGTCCTGCTACACGGGCCAGCTGGAGTTTCCTGAACTGGAGCTGGTGCATTACTTGACAGTGGCTAGCTTCCTCCAAATGGGCCATATTGTGGAGCAGTGTACACAAGCCCTCAGCAAGTTCATCAAACCACAGGGTTCACGCCAGTTGAAGGTGAGTGTCGACATGAAGAGGGAGAAGAAGGACGAGGGCTTGTCCTCCCTGGGACAAAGAGGGAACGAACGCTGCCTGGTGCGGACTGTCCCCCAGGAGGAAGATGCGGAAGAGGAAGACGAGATGGTAGTGGGAGAGGTTGAGGGGGGCGATAATGGtgacagtgatgatgatgatgacgatgacgatgatgatgtgATAATAGAGCCCAAGAGCCCTGTCCAGATATTGAGCAGGCATCCAAAGCAGGGGGTGGTGGAAAACGACATCACCATAGTAAAGGTGGAGTCTGTGTCCGACGGAGCAGAAAGCTCCATCACAGGTCACTTCTCCGCCAGCCCCCCCGCTGCCCTCCAGTCCCCTGAAcctcaacactcgctcattaaCTCCACCGTGGACAGCCGTGGCAGTGAGATGGCAGTCCCGCCGAGCATGACCGGGTACCCACACGGCACCCCGCCCGTGTCCCCTCCTGCAGAGAAACACATCGGACACCAGAGGAACTATGACAAACCCCTTCAGTGGTACCACCAGTGCCCCAAGTGTGCCCGGGTTTTCCGCCAGCTGGAGAACTATGCGAATCACCTGAAGATGCACAAGCTGTTCATGTGCCTCCTCTGTGGTAAGACTTTCACACAAAAGGGCAACCTGCACCGACACATGAGGGTGCACGCTGGCATCAAGCCGTTCCAATGTAAAATCTGTGGAAAGACCTTCACCCAAAAGTGCTCACTGTTGGATCATCTAAACCTGCACAGTGGGGACAAGCCACACCGCTGTAACTACTGTGAAATGGTCTTTGCTCACAAGCCAGTACTCCGAAAGCACCTCAAACAGATTCACGGCAAGAACAGCTTTGACAATGCTAATGAAGCCACCCAGCACGAGGGGGGTCTAGAGTTTGATTTTGGACGAAAATATGATATCCCTGaaactttttaa
- the LOC133450936 gene encoding P2X purinoceptor 4-like isoform X1, with protein MSKTSGCCHNCINYVFEYETPKTLVIPAGCVGVFFRISQFLIVLYVVGYVCVVQKGYQETDSVISSVTTKVKGFAYTNTSDMEPRFWDVADYVIPPQGDNSFFVLTNLVVTPGQTQSRCPELPNPSSICVDDCDCIQGLNDPRGNGIRTGLCENYSTSVKTCEVISWCPIEVDTHLPKRALLAAAENFTVLIKNSITYPKFDVHRRNIPPHVNSSYLKRCEFSATDPDCPIFRLKHMVSEAGEDFEDMAVKGGILGILIDWSCDLDWWVGQAKCYPKYTFRRLDNKNPVNDVSPGYNFRFAKNYRTPAGEEERILIKAFGIRFNVIVFGTAGKFSIVVTIVNLGAALSFLSLLPLVADWVMVTLSKKRDLYSRHKTTYLNEEVGAESVSLATEYGTQ; from the exons ATGAGCAAGACATCGGGCTGCTGCCACAACTGTATCAACTATGTGTTTGAATATGAAACACCAAAGACCCTGGTCATCCCAGCTGGATGTGTGGGAGTGTTTTTCAGGATCAGCCAGTTCCTGATCGTGCTGTATGTGGTGGG gtatgtgtgtgtggtgcagAAGGGCTACCAGGAGACCGACTCCGTCATCAGCAGCGTCACCACCAAAGTTAAAGGTTTTGCTTACACCAACACATCTGACATGGAGCCTCGTTTCTGGGATGTGGCTGATTACGTCATCCCCCCACAG GGTGATAATTCATTCTTCGTTTTGACAAACTTGGTTGTCACCCCTGGACAAACTCAGTCACGCTGTCCTGAG CTTCCAAACCCATCATCCATCTGTGTGGACGACTGTGACTGCATTCAGGGACTTAATGATCCTCGGGGCAACG GTATACGCACAGGTCTATGTGAGAACTACTCGACCTCTGTCAAGACCTGTGAAGTGATCTCGTGGTGTCCTATTGAAGTAGACACCCACCTGCCAAA ACGTGCACTGCTAGCTGCAGCAGAAAACTTTACTGTGCTGATCAAAAACAGCATAACGTACCCAAAATTCGACGTTCACAG AAGAAACATACCGCCTCATGTTAACTCCTCTTATCTGAAACGATGTGAATTCAGTGCAACAGACCCCGACTGTCCCATATTCCGCCTCAAACACATGGTATCAGAGGCTGGGGAGGACTTTGAAGACATGGCTGTGAAG gGTGGCATCTTAGGCATTCTTATTGACTGGAGCTGTGACCTCGACTGGTGGGTAGGGCAGGCAAAGTGTTACCCCAAGTACACCTTCCGCAGGTTGGACAACAAAAACCCTGTTAACGACGTGTCCCCTGGTTACAACTTCag GTTTGCGAAAAACTACAGGACACCAGCCGGAGAGGAAGAAAGGATATTAATTAAAGCATTTGGTATCCGCTTCAACGTCATCGTGTTTGGAACT GCAGGAAAATTTTCCATCGTGGTAACCATCGTGAACCTGGGTGCAGCCTTGTCATTCTTGAGTTTG CTGCCTCTGGTTGCAGACTGGGTGATGGTAACATTGTCGAAGAAACGAGATCTTTACAGCAGGCACAAAACAACGTATCTGAACGAGGAGGTTGGCGCTGAATCA GTGTCTTTGGCCACCGAATATGGAACCCAGTAG